The window CCGCGACCGCTGAAGAGGGGTTTTCGGTCGGGCTTCTAGAAGCCCCCGGCATGGAGTTCAGAGACCTTGTAGACAGCCTTCACGACGTGCTTGCGGCGGCCGTTCGGGAAGACGCGTCCGACATCTACATCCGCGCGGGCCTCGCTCCGTGCCTGCGCATCGAGGGCGGCCTGGCCTTCATCGAGATGGATCCCCTGCGGCCAGAGGTCACCGAGGCCATCTGCCAGCTGGTGATGAAGCCGGCCCATCGAGAGGCGTTCGAGAAGCGGCCCGAAGCCAATCTGGTCTATGAGGTCGAGGGCGTGGGGCGGTTCCGATGCAATGTGTATCGCCAGCGCGGCACCTGGGCCATGGTGATGCGAAAGGTGCGCGACGAGATCCTCGATTTCGAGGCGCTTCGCATCCCGGACGTGGCCAAGAAGCTCAGCCTGCTCAAGCGCGGGCTCGTGCTCGTGACGGGCCCCACGGGCAGCGGAAAGTCGACCACGCTGGCGGCGATGGTGAAGTATCGCAACCAGAACTCGACCGGCCACATCGTCACCATCGAAGACCCCATCGAGTACCTGCACACCGATCTCAACTGCATCGTGAGCCAGCGCGAGGTGGGCACCGACACCGTGAACTTCCAGGACGCCCTCGAGAGCGCCCTGCGCCAGGCCCCGGACGTGCTGCTCATCGGTGAGATGCGCGACCAGCAGAGCGTGAAGGCGGCGGTGTACTTCGCCGAGACCGGCCACCTCGTGCTGTCGACCCTGCACAGCAACAACGCCACGCAGACCGTGGAGCGCGTCGTGCAGTTCTTTCCCACCGAGATCCACGATCAGGTCTATGCCCAGCTCTCGCTGAACCTGCGCGGGGTCGTCTCGCAGCGTCTGGTGCCCCGCAGCGACATCGAGGGGCGCGTGGCGGCTGTCGAGGTCATGACGGTGAATGCGCGCGTTCAAGAGCTCCTGCGCAGCGGCGAGCTCACCCAGCTCAAGCGCGAGCTCGATCTCTTCGCCCCCGAGGGCATGCAGAGCTTCGACGCCTCGCTGCTGGCGCTGTATCGCGAAGGCCTGATCTCCCCGGAAGACGCCGTGCGCTTCTCTGACAATGCCAACGACATGCGTCTGAAGCTGAAGACGATGCCCGTCTACATCAAGAGCAGCGGTCGTGAAGATCCCCGCTATCAGAGCACGCCCTACCAGAGCGTGGGCCCTCGTCGAGGCGACGCAGGCGCGCCAGCCGCGGTCGAGGGTGACGAACGAACGTCATGAGCGGATCTCGCACCTGTGGCATCTGCAGCGTCGCCATCGACGACGCCGCCCCCATCACCCTGTGCTCCGGCTGCGGTCGGCTGTACCATGACGACTGCTATGGCTCGCCACGAGACTGCCGCACCCCGGACTGCGAAGCGCGGCGCGAGGCCAATGCCCGGGTCGAGGGTGTGCCAGCGGAGG is drawn from Pseudomonadota bacterium and contains these coding sequences:
- a CDS encoding PilT/PilU family type 4a pilus ATPase, whose amino-acid sequence is MEFRDLVDSLHDVLAAAVREDASDIYIRAGLAPCLRIEGGLAFIEMDPLRPEVTEAICQLVMKPAHREAFEKRPEANLVYEVEGVGRFRCNVYRQRGTWAMVMRKVRDEILDFEALRIPDVAKKLSLLKRGLVLVTGPTGSGKSTTLAAMVKYRNQNSTGHIVTIEDPIEYLHTDLNCIVSQREVGTDTVNFQDALESALRQAPDVLLIGEMRDQQSVKAAVYFAETGHLVLSTLHSNNATQTVERVVQFFPTEIHDQVYAQLSLNLRGVVSQRLVPRSDIEGRVAAVEVMTVNARVQELLRSGELTQLKRELDLFAPEGMQSFDASLLALYREGLISPEDAVRFSDNANDMRLKLKTMPVYIKSSGREDPRYQSTPYQSVGPRRGDAGAPAAVEGDERTS